A portion of the Ferrimonas lipolytica genome contains these proteins:
- a CDS encoding BamA/TamA family outer membrane protein, which yields MRYLSVILVSLLLCGAANALPRANAKYSVKRLENPNPGVEQLVLPYFFSPDSMGFNVGVGAIRKGLLQDQMSIGGTVYGGDDSYGALAGVWNYRLPTTERWFASFIGFVGDFPNQRAYGGASLVPIANDHALPGSHNSSPNDYIEGQGASNFWDVKLEYALPIGATRDDALLRYEVRNGLLVSEPTGGKVWNPLESGATVAILRQFNRYQDFNLDSGNLEGTVHGLELGLLYDNTDFTLNPSFGSRQYLSVSHDNGWLDSEEQWTFLNFEASKFFSLGESATAHQRVVALNFWTGYTPSWEVEEDAASNSRKVVGGAPYNEGARLGGFFRMRGYDNNRFHDKASIYTTAEYRHTLKYNPADHVAWFRKIRMDWVQLVGFVEAGRVGEAYTSDELLQDLHVDYGMSVRTMLAGMVVRFDLAKSDETTNFWVMAKHPF from the coding sequence ATGCGCTATTTATCTGTCATTCTTGTTTCTTTGCTCCTTTGTGGTGCAGCGAATGCACTACCTCGAGCCAATGCCAAATATTCAGTCAAACGACTCGAAAACCCGAACCCCGGCGTCGAACAGCTAGTTCTGCCCTACTTTTTTAGTCCTGACAGCATGGGCTTTAACGTTGGTGTGGGAGCAATCCGCAAAGGTTTGTTGCAAGATCAGATGAGCATTGGTGGCACCGTTTACGGCGGTGATGACAGCTACGGTGCCTTGGCCGGCGTATGGAACTACCGCTTACCAACAACCGAGCGATGGTTTGCCAGCTTTATCGGTTTTGTCGGCGACTTCCCAAATCAGCGAGCTTACGGCGGCGCCTCACTTGTGCCTATCGCAAATGACCACGCGCTGCCTGGCAGCCACAACTCTAGCCCCAATGATTACATTGAGGGCCAAGGGGCATCCAACTTCTGGGATGTAAAGTTAGAGTACGCTCTGCCAATTGGTGCTACCCGTGATGACGCATTACTTCGTTATGAGGTTCGCAATGGTTTGTTGGTGTCTGAACCCACTGGCGGCAAAGTCTGGAACCCATTAGAGAGCGGCGCTACGGTTGCAATATTGCGTCAGTTTAACCGCTACCAAGACTTCAATTTAGACTCAGGTAACCTCGAGGGTACCGTGCACGGGTTAGAACTGGGTTTGTTGTACGACAACACCGATTTCACTCTGAACCCAAGCTTTGGTAGCCGCCAATACCTGTCTGTCTCTCACGATAACGGCTGGCTCGACTCTGAAGAGCAATGGACCTTCCTTAACTTTGAAGCCAGTAAATTCTTCTCGCTGGGCGAATCGGCTACCGCTCACCAGCGCGTCGTGGCGTTAAACTTCTGGACTGGCTACACCCCGAGCTGGGAGGTTGAGGAAGATGCCGCCAGCAATTCCCGCAAGGTTGTCGGTGGTGCACCATATAACGAAGGGGCACGCTTAGGAGGCTTCTTCCGCATGCGTGGTTACGATAACAATCGCTTCCACGATAAGGCGTCGATCTACACCACCGCCGAATATCGCCATACCCTCAAGTATAACCCCGCTGACCACGTGGCCTGGTTCCGTAAGATCCGCATGGATTGGGTTCAATTGGTTGGTTTTGTAGAGGCTGGACGAGTGGGTGAGGCTTACACTTCGGATGAACTATTGCAGGATCTGCACGTCGATTACGGCATGTCCGTGCGGACGATGCTAGCAGGCATGGTAGTGCGTTTCGATCTGGCCAAGTCAGACGAAACCACCAACTTCTGGGTTATGGCCAAACACCCGTTCTAA
- a CDS encoding ATP-binding protein, with amino-acid sequence MVGLTNKFSQLLPKLLLAFWITSTLTIGVVIGLPLLQEKWDNEPLAPHFANLLQRVAMRMDSNPELTINQVNKLLRRTGNLEHEQPRRHDKQDDKNRPEIPQVQLYLIDTDGSPSEENRRRIPRSVRQFLLDFEQNGPMHQRQFGNSLVFGPKRLADGSSLVGRLDQHNKPWLFELLQRPWLLLILATIVSTIVFGLLAWNLSNPLRQLRQATTAVARGELDARIDGRISKRSDEIGQLGRSFNLMADSVSTMVTSQQRLLSDISHELRTPLTRLKLSLAIAQRKGQQSDELTRIGTEADQLEAMLHELLALSRLNLQATDRKIDIDLISILQPVIDGAQFEAQELNKMVVVTQPQSLPYYGVDTLLQRMLENPLRNALHYANHKVQVTLRKSLTGVEIDIVDDGNGVPEHELESIFRPFHRVDDARDRSSGGWGLGLAISFGAAEAHQGTISAHNQQGAGLRVTIKLPLLQ; translated from the coding sequence ATGGTTGGACTAACAAATAAGTTTAGCCAACTGCTACCGAAACTATTACTGGCATTTTGGATCACTTCTACTCTCACCATTGGGGTAGTCATCGGTTTGCCACTGCTGCAAGAAAAGTGGGACAACGAGCCATTGGCGCCCCACTTTGCCAACCTGCTCCAGCGAGTGGCGATGCGGATGGACAGCAATCCAGAACTCACTATCAATCAAGTTAATAAACTGCTGCGTCGCACCGGTAACTTGGAGCACGAACAACCGCGCCGTCATGACAAGCAAGACGACAAAAATCGCCCTGAGATACCTCAGGTTCAACTCTATTTAATCGATACTGATGGCTCTCCTTCCGAAGAAAATCGCCGCAGGATCCCCCGCTCAGTACGTCAGTTTTTACTCGACTTTGAGCAAAATGGTCCGATGCACCAACGCCAATTTGGCAACAGTTTAGTGTTTGGGCCGAAGCGGTTAGCTGACGGTAGTAGCTTGGTTGGTCGCTTAGACCAACACAATAAACCGTGGTTGTTTGAGCTATTACAACGACCTTGGTTATTACTGATCTTAGCCACCATTGTCTCAACCATCGTCTTTGGTCTTTTGGCGTGGAACCTCAGCAATCCACTGCGGCAGTTACGTCAGGCCACCACTGCGGTTGCCCGAGGAGAACTTGACGCCCGGATCGATGGCCGCATCAGCAAGCGCAGCGATGAGATTGGCCAGCTCGGCCGCAGTTTTAACCTAATGGCAGACTCGGTCAGTACCATGGTCACCAGCCAGCAGCGGCTATTGTCGGACATCTCCCACGAGTTAAGAACTCCGCTCACCCGATTAAAATTAAGTTTGGCTATCGCCCAGCGCAAAGGCCAACAGAGTGACGAATTGACCCGCATTGGGACCGAAGCGGATCAACTCGAAGCGATGTTGCATGAGTTGCTGGCGCTGTCGAGACTAAACCTACAAGCGACCGATCGCAAAATCGACATCGATCTAATTTCGATATTACAGCCAGTGATTGATGGAGCCCAGTTTGAAGCGCAAGAGCTCAACAAGATGGTGGTGGTAACGCAGCCTCAATCGCTGCCCTATTACGGCGTCGACACCCTGTTGCAGCGGATGCTAGAAAATCCACTGCGCAATGCACTGCACTACGCTAACCATAAGGTTCAGGTGACGCTGCGGAAGTCGCTGACTGGGGTAGAGATCGATATTGTCGACGACGGTAACGGGGTACCAGAGCATGAGCTGGAATCGATTTTTCGACCATTTCATCGGGTTGATGATGCCCGCGACCGCAGCAGTGGCGGTTGGGGCCTGGGACTGGCAATCAGCTTTGGGGCGGCCGAAGCGCATCAAGGCACCATCAGCGCCCATAACCAACAAGGCGCAGGCTTACGGGTAACAATCAAGCTACCACTACTGCAGTAA
- a CDS encoding cation diffusion facilitator family transporter, producing the protein MARATPEQYESWIKLATRASIAVATLLIITKLMAWLMSGSASLLGSLTDSLMDAAASLINFYALRVALRPADDHHRWGHGKAEPLATLVQAGFILGSALLLLFAGTERLISPVPPSATGWGVGVSIFAIVATLALLTIQKKAVAATGSTAIAADALHYRSDLLMNVAVIIALIMAAYGFWWVDGAAAVGIAFYIGFGAWGLGKEAVNLLLDREADAEVQQQVQALILADDNVLGLHDFRTRMAGNTLFVQMHIDLDSNLSLLKAHDIAHAVEDRIQSQFPGADVIVHQDPHTVEA; encoded by the coding sequence ATGGCGCGCGCAACCCCCGAACAATATGAATCTTGGATAAAGCTGGCCACTCGCGCTTCCATCGCGGTGGCCACTTTGTTGATCATCACCAAGCTAATGGCGTGGTTAATGTCTGGCTCAGCCAGCCTATTAGGATCGTTAACCGACTCATTGATGGACGCTGCGGCGTCATTGATCAACTTCTATGCCTTACGAGTGGCGCTGCGTCCGGCGGATGATCACCATCGTTGGGGGCATGGCAAGGCGGAACCATTAGCGACGCTGGTACAGGCCGGCTTTATTTTGGGCTCAGCACTGCTGCTATTGTTTGCTGGGACTGAGCGACTTATCTCACCGGTGCCACCAAGTGCTACCGGTTGGGGCGTAGGCGTGTCGATATTTGCCATCGTCGCCACATTGGCGCTGTTAACTATTCAAAAGAAAGCGGTTGCTGCAACCGGCTCTACCGCTATTGCGGCTGATGCCCTGCATTACCGTTCTGATCTGTTAATGAATGTGGCGGTAATCATCGCGTTAATTATGGCAGCGTATGGCTTCTGGTGGGTTGATGGCGCCGCGGCCGTCGGCATCGCCTTTTATATCGGTTTCGGTGCCTGGGGTTTGGGTAAAGAAGCGGTCAATTTGTTGCTCGACCGTGAAGCGGATGCTGAGGTTCAGCAACAGGTGCAAGCGCTGATACTGGCCGATGATAATGTGCTGGGGTTACACGACTTCCGTACTCGCATGGCTGGCAACACCTTGTTTGTGCAGATGCACATCGATCTCGACAGTAATCTATCGCTGCTCAAGGCTCATGACATCGCCCATGCGGTGGAAGACCGCATACAATCCCAGTTTCCTGGTGCCGACGTGATAGTGCACCAAGACCCGCATACGGTTGAAGCGTAG
- a CDS encoding sulfurtransferase: MSALKLKTNVVTAKWLSERLHNPQLVLLDASWHMQGSGRDGLTEYVEQHIAQAHFFDFDNEIAADSELPHMLPDAAKFEQAVRQFGINNDSIIVVYDSHGLFTAARVWWMFKAMGHDKVAVLNGGLPAWLAIDGELAAGNAPAVKPGLFIAKYQPQRVADKREVQLSLNAAGRVIVDSRGKARFSGVEADPNPQVASGHMPGAINLHYASLIESGKLVPPFILHQQFVDAGIDGNSRHIYSCGSGVTACIVALAAAEIGVQNWAVYDGSWSEWGSAADTVKVID, translated from the coding sequence ATGAGCGCTTTAAAACTAAAAACCAATGTGGTGACCGCCAAGTGGTTATCGGAACGTTTACACAACCCACAACTGGTATTGCTCGATGCTAGCTGGCATATGCAGGGCAGTGGCCGTGATGGTCTTACTGAGTACGTGGAACAGCATATTGCTCAAGCGCATTTTTTCGATTTCGATAACGAGATTGCTGCGGATTCTGAGTTACCTCATATGCTGCCTGATGCCGCTAAGTTTGAGCAGGCAGTGCGTCAATTTGGTATCAATAACGACAGCATTATTGTTGTATACGACAGCCATGGTTTATTCACTGCCGCACGGGTGTGGTGGATGTTTAAAGCGATGGGACATGACAAGGTGGCGGTGCTAAATGGCGGCTTACCGGCATGGCTTGCCATCGACGGTGAACTGGCGGCCGGCAATGCACCGGCAGTTAAACCCGGCCTGTTCATCGCTAAATATCAGCCACAACGAGTGGCGGACAAGCGCGAAGTACAGTTATCGCTTAATGCTGCCGGACGAGTGATTGTCGATTCCCGTGGCAAGGCGCGTTTTAGTGGTGTTGAGGCCGATCCAAACCCACAGGTTGCGTCTGGCCATATGCCGGGCGCGATTAATCTGCACTACGCCAGCTTGATTGAGTCAGGCAAGTTGGTGCCGCCATTTATATTGCACCAACAGTTTGTGGATGCAGGAATCGATGGTAACAGCCGTCACATCTACAGCTGTGGTTCTGGCGTTACCGCCTGCATTGTCGCCTTGGCAGCCGCGGAGATTGGGGTGCAAAATTGGGCCGTCTACGATGGCAGCTGGAGTGAGTGGGGCAGCGCAGCTGATACCGTCAAGGTTATCGACTAA
- a CDS encoding DUF2058 domain-containing protein, with product MSLQDQLMKAGLVSKHDAKKANKSKHRALKSGKKVINEAKQTAVEKREEQAKRDRELNAQRKAEADKKALIAQIKQLISTNSQDRSRGEIAYNFSDKGTITKVFVTEALQNGLVNGQLAIAKLEDSYHLIPTGIADKVKQRDDSYIVLVNDRKADTSVDEEDPYADFQIPDDLMW from the coding sequence ATGTCACTGCAAGACCAACTGATGAAGGCCGGTTTGGTGTCGAAACACGACGCTAAGAAAGCCAATAAATCCAAGCACCGCGCCCTAAAATCAGGCAAAAAGGTGATCAACGAAGCCAAGCAAACCGCGGTTGAAAAACGCGAAGAACAAGCCAAGCGCGATCGCGAGCTAAACGCCCAGCGTAAGGCAGAAGCAGATAAAAAGGCGCTCATTGCCCAGATCAAACAACTGATCAGCACTAATAGCCAAGATCGCAGCCGTGGCGAGATCGCTTACAACTTCTCAGACAAAGGCACCATTACTAAGGTGTTCGTTACTGAAGCTCTGCAAAATGGTTTGGTTAATGGCCAGTTAGCAATCGCTAAACTGGAAGACAGCTACCACCTCATCCCAACCGGCATCGCCGATAAGGTGAAGCAGCGCGACGACAGCTACATTGTGCTAGTAAACGACCGCAAAGCTGACACCAGCGTCGATGAAGAAGATCCGTACGCGGACTTCCAGATCCCAGATGATCTAATGTGGTAA
- a CDS encoding tRNA (cytidine(34)-2'-O)-methyltransferase — translation MFHIALYEPVMPQNTGAIIRLAANCGADLHLIEPLGFSMDEKSLRRASLDYRDLANVTIHPSYDAFLEAMTGKRIFALTTKGSRPHTEPTYLQDDVLLFGPETRGLPDEVRSVFEPDCRIRIPMKPEARSLNLANAVSICAYETWRQLGFDGAL, via the coding sequence ATGTTTCACATCGCTTTGTATGAACCTGTGATGCCGCAAAATACCGGCGCCATCATTCGTCTAGCTGCTAATTGCGGCGCTGATCTGCACCTGATTGAGCCGTTAGGGTTCAGCATGGATGAGAAGAGCCTACGTCGCGCTTCATTGGATTACCGCGACCTAGCTAATGTGACTATTCACCCAAGCTACGATGCTTTTTTAGAAGCGATGACGGGCAAACGGATCTTCGCCTTAACCACCAAAGGTAGCCGCCCTCATACTGAGCCGACTTATCTGCAAGACGATGTGCTGCTGTTTGGCCCCGAAACCCGTGGCTTGCCAGATGAGGTGCGTAGTGTGTTTGAACCGGATTGTCGTATTCGTATTCCGATGAAACCAGAGGCGCGCAGCTTGAATTTGGCCAATGCGGTATCTATCTGTGCCTATGAAACCTGGCGTCAGCTTGGTTTTGATGGTGCGTTGTAA
- a CDS encoding response regulator has translation MNRVLLVEDDQGLSELLSQLLQLEGFEVCIRQDGPSGLLAAREGKHDILLLDVMLPGMNGFDLLKTLREHGSKLPVLMLTAQGDDMARVTGLELGADDYLPKPFNDRELLARIRAILRRSQDNAETPAQIEQINHIDITLLPRRQEVRVSGELVELTSTEYALLSSLITHSGEVASKEMLSQEVLGKRLMPFDRSLDMHLSNLRKKLPGRADGSARVKTVRGKGYIWLD, from the coding sequence ATGAATCGAGTATTATTAGTTGAAGATGATCAAGGCTTAAGCGAGCTTTTATCGCAGTTATTACAACTAGAAGGATTTGAGGTGTGTATTCGCCAAGATGGGCCTTCTGGGCTTTTGGCTGCGCGCGAAGGTAAGCACGACATATTACTACTCGATGTAATGTTGCCGGGCATGAATGGCTTTGATCTGCTGAAAACCCTGCGGGAACATGGCAGCAAATTACCGGTACTGATGCTCACGGCCCAAGGGGACGACATGGCCCGAGTAACCGGATTAGAGCTAGGGGCCGATGACTACCTACCTAAGCCCTTCAACGACCGTGAACTGCTCGCACGGATCCGCGCTATCTTGCGGCGCAGTCAAGACAATGCCGAAACACCAGCCCAGATTGAACAAATCAACCACATCGACATTACATTGCTACCGCGCCGACAAGAGGTTCGAGTTAGCGGTGAATTAGTCGAGCTTACCAGCACCGAATACGCCCTGTTATCGTCATTAATTACCCACAGCGGCGAAGTCGCAAGCAAAGAGATGCTATCCCAAGAAGTACTGGGTAAACGCTTGATGCCGTTTGACCGCAGCCTTGATATGCACCTATCTAATCTCCGCAAAAAATTGCCAGGGCGCGCCGATGGTTCAGCACGAGTAAAAACCGTACGTGGTAAAGGCTACATATGGTTGGACTAA
- a CDS encoding glutathione synthase, producing MTIISTTQASSLAIEQQLIDDASEWALMHGVGIKNRDGSARHCPYSLAPVSFPRATFERLQRTTPLLGKLIHALSEDHHYLQQSLNSMGKADPFFARLLELHRQIHDGKVAPRQPLLIMRTDYMDDRSHGAQVIEFNGIAAGMGPFGQLAHQLHKYIQDQWPEAYQQWGDQPQARLAENHGLEQMARGIATTARKVRNDALDHGQPVFVMVVQEQEDNVYDQHLLAVALQQHGVRTIRRTFAQLADQLSSGPNQRLLLDGVGGVDVVYLRAGYQYIDYYLEHRSETRCCHTLSQTRVFIEQHKVALNATVSQQLATSKTMQMLVTAMSATEMARWGITETEAKQIKAVLAQMKPITPANIAWLAEHGNADEWVLKNQGEGGGHAVFGDDIFTKLASLNESEYDAWALMRRLYPHERERPALTVRDNQPAVVENLISEIGLFTLHFRGEAITDHGGYAGYLIRSKPASENEGGIHSGRGVLDSLVLV from the coding sequence ATGACCATCATATCTACTACCCAAGCTAGCAGTCTTGCAATTGAGCAACAGTTGATCGATGACGCCAGCGAGTGGGCGTTGATGCATGGGGTCGGGATAAAAAATCGCGACGGTAGTGCTCGTCACTGCCCTTATAGTCTCGCTCCGGTCAGCTTCCCTCGCGCCACCTTTGAACGGCTGCAGCGGACGACGCCATTACTGGGCAAACTTATCCATGCGCTATCAGAGGATCATCACTATCTGCAACAGAGCTTAAACAGCATGGGCAAAGCCGACCCATTTTTTGCGCGTCTGTTGGAGCTGCATCGCCAGATCCACGACGGTAAAGTGGCACCGCGGCAACCATTACTGATCATGCGCACCGATTATATGGATGATCGCAGCCATGGCGCTCAGGTGATCGAGTTTAATGGGATTGCCGCCGGCATGGGGCCATTTGGCCAGTTGGCGCATCAGTTGCACAAGTATATCCAAGATCAATGGCCCGAGGCTTACCAGCAGTGGGGGGACCAACCGCAGGCGCGCTTGGCTGAAAATCACGGGTTAGAACAGATGGCTCGCGGTATCGCGACCACAGCTCGTAAGGTGCGTAACGACGCCTTGGATCATGGCCAACCGGTGTTTGTGATGGTGGTGCAGGAGCAAGAGGATAACGTCTACGATCAACATTTGTTAGCGGTGGCGTTGCAGCAACATGGGGTGCGAACCATACGCCGTACCTTTGCTCAACTGGCTGATCAGCTTTCCAGTGGCCCGAATCAGCGCTTGCTGCTTGACGGCGTTGGTGGGGTTGATGTGGTCTACTTACGTGCTGGTTATCAGTATATCGATTACTACCTAGAGCATCGCAGCGAGACTCGCTGTTGTCATACTCTCAGTCAAACTCGAGTGTTTATCGAGCAGCATAAGGTGGCACTGAACGCGACCGTTAGCCAGCAATTGGCGACCAGCAAAACCATGCAAATGTTGGTTACCGCAATGTCAGCTACTGAGATGGCTCGCTGGGGAATAACTGAAACCGAAGCGAAGCAGATAAAAGCGGTATTGGCACAGATGAAGCCGATAACGCCAGCCAACATTGCTTGGCTAGCAGAACACGGCAACGCTGATGAATGGGTATTAAAGAACCAAGGTGAAGGCGGTGGTCATGCGGTATTTGGTGACGATATCTTTACCAAATTGGCCTCGTTGAATGAGTCGGAATATGATGCCTGGGCCTTGATGCGCCGCCTTTACCCCCACGAACGGGAACGCCCGGCGTTAACCGTACGAGACAATCAACCGGCAGTGGTGGAAAACCTCATTAGTGAAATTGGCTTATTCACGCTGCATTTTCGTGGTGAAGCGATAACCGATCATGGTGGCTATGCGGGTTATTTGATCCGCAGTAAACCGGCATCAGAGAATGAAGGTGGTATTCACAGTGGGCGCGGGGTGTTGGATTCGTTAGTGCTAGTGTAG
- a CDS encoding YbaY family lipoprotein, with amino-acid sequence MHRIVTAVALTLVMVGCGNDQPAPIKDQQVSGEVVYRERILTPPGSQLTVQVSDADGNLLGEQQQEVQGGPPFPYQVDYAQADSVTISASLYFDGKLRFEFVPQPIAVAASPLLLRGAQ; translated from the coding sequence ATGCATCGAATAGTCACAGCAGTAGCGTTGACACTGGTAATGGTTGGTTGCGGTAACGATCAACCCGCACCAATAAAGGATCAGCAAGTGAGCGGCGAAGTGGTTTATCGCGAGCGGATCTTAACGCCACCGGGCTCACAGCTCACGGTTCAAGTGTCTGATGCCGATGGCAATCTGCTCGGTGAGCAACAGCAAGAGGTACAGGGCGGACCGCCGTTCCCATATCAGGTTGATTACGCTCAGGCCGATAGCGTTACCATCAGCGCCAGTTTGTATTTTGATGGCAAGTTGAGATTCGAGTTTGTGCCACAACCTATTGCGGTAGCTGCTAGCCCACTGTTGTTGCGCGGAGCGCAGTAA
- the fusA gene encoding elongation factor G encodes MPAKRTEQIRNIALLGHAGSGKSSLIEALLFRAKEIPSKGRVADGTNHADFTPQEIQHHHSLEPSLLSVDYQQQHINFIDSPGLPDLFGRAQLTLPAAESVMLVINANRGIEQITRRAFQEARHHGKAVLIVVNQISNNLPALEMLLEQIQEQFGHGCLPVNIPNVDGSSVLDCYFTPQQDDIPLFGDVKDCHDALVDVVVEQDEALMELYLEQEESVTPAQLHAPLEAALRQGELVPVCFTDAEAQVGIGHLLNVLCQAMPNPLEGSDAEFVNANDKSISISAEPDAHLLANVFKVTIDPYVGKLGVFRIHQGRMFNGQKIFVGAGRKPVKVTHLFKLQGGEQIAVNEALPGDICALAKVDNLMVGAILHDHHEEDEFRMLAPELPQPLFGLAVAPKKRGDEQKLAEALQKLVTEDPSLHIHHAKTENQTVLQGLGDTHVQIALEKAQQLFNVDMTTETPAIAYRETICGNGVSRYRHKKQSGGAGQFGEVELRVETLPRGSGFQFASEVVGGAIPSQFIPAIEKGVREAMTEGVLAGFTMQDLRVVVMDGKHHPVDSKEIAFFTAGKKAFLEAVQMAQPALLEPIVDLHVVVAQDKVGDITGDLSAHRAMVCGTVAVANNQVDISAEAPLAELDDYAVRLKAMTGGEGEMSMEFARYEVAPELVTERLISH; translated from the coding sequence ATGCCCGCAAAACGCACAGAACAGATAAGGAACATCGCCCTGCTTGGCCATGCCGGCAGTGGCAAATCTAGCCTCATTGAGGCACTACTTTTCCGCGCGAAGGAGATCCCTAGCAAAGGCAGGGTCGCGGACGGCACCAACCATGCCGACTTCACCCCTCAAGAGATTCAGCATCACCACAGCCTCGAACCCTCGCTCCTCTCAGTAGATTACCAGCAACAACACATCAACTTTATCGACAGCCCCGGATTGCCCGATCTGTTTGGTCGCGCCCAGTTAACGCTGCCTGCGGCGGAATCGGTAATGTTGGTCATTAACGCCAACCGCGGCATTGAGCAGATCACTCGGCGAGCGTTTCAAGAAGCCCGCCATCACGGCAAAGCGGTGTTGATTGTGGTTAACCAAATCAGCAATAACTTGCCCGCTTTAGAGATGCTGCTGGAACAGATCCAAGAGCAGTTTGGCCACGGCTGTTTGCCAGTCAATATTCCGAATGTCGATGGCTCTAGTGTCCTCGACTGTTACTTCACTCCCCAGCAAGACGACATTCCGCTCTTTGGTGATGTTAAGGACTGCCACGATGCCTTAGTCGATGTGGTTGTTGAACAAGATGAAGCGTTAATGGAGCTCTATTTAGAGCAGGAAGAGTCGGTTACCCCAGCACAGCTACACGCCCCGCTTGAAGCAGCGTTACGCCAAGGCGAGTTAGTGCCAGTGTGCTTTACCGATGCCGAAGCGCAAGTTGGTATTGGCCATTTGCTCAATGTGTTATGCCAAGCGATGCCAAATCCACTGGAAGGTTCTGACGCTGAATTTGTTAATGCTAACGACAAATCGATATCGATCAGTGCCGAGCCAGACGCACACTTATTAGCCAACGTATTTAAGGTCACAATCGATCCCTATGTCGGCAAACTGGGAGTATTCCGCATCCATCAAGGGCGGATGTTCAATGGCCAGAAGATCTTTGTTGGTGCCGGTCGTAAGCCAGTTAAGGTAACTCACCTATTCAAGTTGCAAGGGGGCGAGCAGATCGCCGTTAATGAGGCACTGCCTGGTGATATTTGCGCCCTAGCCAAAGTAGATAATCTGATGGTTGGCGCCATATTGCACGATCACCATGAGGAAGATGAGTTCCGTATGCTCGCTCCAGAACTGCCACAACCATTGTTTGGCTTAGCAGTGGCGCCGAAGAAACGCGGCGATGAGCAGAAACTGGCGGAAGCATTACAAAAGTTGGTTACTGAAGACCCAAGTTTGCACATCCATCACGCCAAAACCGAAAACCAAACGGTACTGCAAGGCCTTGGCGACACCCACGTCCAGATTGCATTGGAGAAAGCACAACAACTCTTCAACGTTGATATGACCACCGAAACCCCAGCAATTGCCTATCGCGAAACCATTTGTGGCAATGGTGTGTCTCGCTACCGTCATAAGAAACAGAGCGGCGGCGCCGGCCAGTTTGGGGAAGTTGAGTTACGCGTTGAAACGCTGCCTCGTGGCAGTGGTTTCCAGTTCGCCTCAGAAGTGGTTGGTGGTGCGATTCCGAGCCAGTTTATTCCTGCCATCGAGAAAGGTGTCCGTGAGGCGATGACCGAAGGCGTATTAGCGGGCTTCACCATGCAAGATTTGCGAGTAGTGGTGATGGATGGTAAGCACCACCCGGTTGACTCCAAAGAGATCGCCTTCTTTACTGCCGGTAAAAAGGCCTTTCTCGAAGCGGTCCAGATGGCACAACCGGCTCTGTTGGAGCCAATTGTTGATCTGCACGTGGTAGTCGCCCAAGACAAGGTCGGTGATATTACCGGTGACTTAAGCGCTCATCGCGCCATGGTTTGTGGCACTGTTGCCGTTGCCAATAATCAGGTTGATATTAGCGCCGAGGCACCGTTAGCCGAATTAGACGACTACGCCGTACGCTTAAAGGCGATGACCGGTGGCGAAGGTGAAATGAGCATGGAGTTTGCCCGTTACGAAGTCGCGCCAGAGCTGGTAACTGAACGGTTAATCAGTCACTAA
- a CDS encoding Spy/CpxP family protein refolding chaperone gives MKRSTKMGLAALVMITSATAFADHHGERSGPQGDRHHAEKRGGHGNIHKMLFNLDLTDEQRDQVKALLKAAKQPKDERPSAEERQAKREAKRAAMQELMNADSFDETAAKAIIAERQQRQTERELQQMKTHYELMQILTQEQRDELAAKQQERMERRQSRK, from the coding sequence ATGAAACGTTCCACTAAAATGGGTTTGGCAGCATTAGTTATGATCACGTCGGCGACTGCGTTTGCAGACCACCATGGTGAGCGTTCTGGCCCTCAAGGTGATCGTCACCACGCAGAGAAACGTGGCGGCCACGGTAACATCCATAAGATGTTGTTCAACTTGGATCTAACCGACGAGCAGCGCGATCAGGTTAAAGCCCTATTGAAAGCGGCCAAGCAGCCTAAAGATGAGCGCCCAAGCGCCGAAGAACGCCAAGCAAAACGTGAAGCTAAGCGCGCCGCGATGCAGGAGCTAATGAATGCAGACAGCTTCGATGAAACCGCCGCTAAAGCGATCATCGCTGAACGTCAGCAGCGTCAAACTGAACGCGAGCTGCAACAGATGAAAACCCACTACGAGTTGATGCAGATCCTAACTCAAGAACAACGCGATGAGTTGGCTGCGAAGCAACAAGAGCGAATGGAGCGTCGTCAATCTCGCAAGTAA